The Egibacteraceae bacterium genomic interval GCACCGACTGGCGCCGGGCCGTGCGCTTCGCCGTCGAGCGCCGCATGTACACCCCGGAGTACCTGGTGCTGTACGCGCGGTTCCTGGCCGCGCGGCTGCGCAACCCGCACGTCGACCTGCAGGGAATGGTCTTCCTCGGCCGACGCGTCGAGCTGCTGGCGCGCAAGGGCCGCGGCCGGCTCTCGCTCGGCCCGTGGTGCTGGATCGGGTCGGACAACCGGCTGCGCGCGCACGAGGGCAACCTGCGGCTCGGCCCGAAGGTGGTGATGGGACGGGACAACGTCGTCAACACCTACCTGGACGTCGAGGTCGGGATGAACGCCCTGTTCGGTGACTGGATCTACGTCTGCGACTTCGACCACGTCTACGAGCACCTGCACCTCCCGATCAAGAAGCAGGGGCTGGTCAAGACACCGGTGCGCATCGGCGAGGACGTGTGGGTGGGCGAGAAGGCCTCCATCCTGCGGGGGGCGGACATCGGTGCCGGCAGCGTGATCGCCAGCCAGGCGCTGGTGCGCGGGCACATCCCCCCGTTCTCCATCGCGGTCGGCAGCCCCGCTCGGGTGATCCGCAGTCGTCTGCCTGCGGGCATGACGCCTGACGAGGCCCTCGACCTGCAACGGCGGGGCAAGCCCGTGCCGGGGGATCCCCTGGACGCCTGAGACGTGAATCGCTGGAGCTTGCGGAGGCGATTCTCTGCTGTGCCGGGTGTGGCGGTCGCGAAGCGNNNNNNNNNNGACCGCCCTGAGGCTGCTGAGACGTGAATCGCTCCGAGCCTGCGAGGGCGATCCTCTGCTGAGCTGGCCTGCGCGGGGCCCCCGATCGGACGGGTGGGCGGTGACCGACGCGCCTGCCCGATCCGGTACCGTAGGGCCATGACCACGACTCCCCAGCAGCGGGTCCTGAGGAGCAGCCTGTGAGCGGGATGCAGCGTTTCCGTGAGTTCTTCGTCGGGGGCGATCGCAGCTTCGGCCTCCTGCTGCTCCCGCTGTTCCTCATGACCGCATTGCTCGGTGCGACGCTGGCGGGTGCGCTGGTGATCCTGTACTACGGCCAGCAGGTGTCGCGCCTGGAGGCCGAGACCAGCGACGCCAGGGCCCAGGTGCTCGAGGCCCGCGAGGAGGTGCTGGAAGCCGCCGAGGAGGCACGCCGCGCCATCGAGCAGCAGGTGGAGGAGGTGCGGCAGGCGCTGGCGGACGACCCGCCCATCGAGGGACCGGAGGACGCGGGCGTCTACGCCATCGCCGCCTCCCATGCCAACGGCGAGCGGCGCGTCGGGTCGGGTTTCACCCTCGCCAGCGCCGACGGCGAGACGATCGTGGTGACCACGTACCGGCTGGTGGCGACCGGGGACGGCTTCGCCGTGCCGAGCGTCGATGTGCTCATGCCCGGGCGGACCGCCACGGCCCGCGTCCACAACTTCGACCGTGGACTCGACGTCGCGACGCTGGTGATGAGCGGTGGGTCCGTGCCGGTCACCGACTGGCGACCCGCGGACGAGGATCTCGGCCGTGGGGATCGTCTCTACCTCGCGGGGATCGCCGGCCCCGGGGCAGCCGCCGTCCTGCAGGGCAGCGTGGGCAGCGTCGCGCCCGAGGCGGTGGTACCGAGCATCCCCGTCAACGACTTCCTGGCCGGTGGGCCCTTGCTGGACTCCATCGGTCGGGTCGTGGCCGTGGCGTCCCTGAACTACCTGCCGTTCGGCCGCGTGGCCGGCGAGGTGGCCTACGGCGTCCCGATCCGGGCGCTGTGCCGCGAGCTGATCCAGTGCGCCGACGCAGACCAGGGCACCGCGTCACTGCGCGGAGAGGGCGGACGGGGCGAGCGGGCCGAGCCCCCCCGTGAGCCGCCGCCCCCGTTGCCCTCCCCGGAGCCCTTGCCGCCCCCCGAGCCCGAACCGGAGCCGGAGCCGGAACCAGAGCCGGAACCTGAGGACGAGCCGACACCCACCCCGAGGACCACCACCGTGCCCCGGCCCCCACCGCCCC includes:
- a CDS encoding acyltransferase; translated protein: MTEDLSPREARDLARELGERHREAAVAAAVGREGVARAEAVATASGGVADSPRPSHPRGRGTDWRRAVRFAVERRMYTPEYLVLYARFLAARLRNPHVDLQGMVFLGRRVELLARKGRGRLSLGPWCWIGSDNRLRAHEGNLRLGPKVVMGRDNVVNTYLDVEVGMNALFGDWIYVCDFDHVYEHLHLPIKKQGLVKTPVRIGEDVWVGEKASILRGADIGAGSVIASQALVRGHIPPFSIAVGSPARVIRSRLPAGMTPDEALDLQRRGKPVPGDPLDA
- a CDS encoding trypsin-like peptidase domain-containing protein yields the protein MQRFREFFVGGDRSFGLLLLPLFLMTALLGATLAGALVILYYGQQVSRLEAETSDARAQVLEAREEVLEAAEEARRAIEQQVEEVRQALADDPPIEGPEDAGVYAIAASHANGERRVGSGFTLASADGETIVVTTYRLVATGDGFAVPSVDVLMPGRTATARVHNFDRGLDVATLVMSGGSVPVTDWRPADEDLGRGDRLYLAGIAGPGAAAVLQGSVGSVAPEAVVPSIPVNDFLAGGPLLDSIGRVVAVASLNYLPFGRVAGEVAYGVPIRALCRELIQCADADQGTASLRGEGGRGERAEPPREPPPPLPSPEPLPPPEPEPEPEPEPEPEPEDEPTPTPRTTTVPRPPPPPSPGPGTATQPPATTRPPPG